Part of the Lucilia cuprina isolate Lc7/37 chromosome 5, ASM2204524v1, whole genome shotgun sequence genome is shown below.
TATCGATAAAACAATATCTGCGACctgaaattaagaatgttattactttaattaaaaataaaaattcctacaatatttaaattttaccataaatatgttttgttgtcACTTTCATGGGTATGGCTCGACGTAAATGTTCCGTCTTGAATCGCACCAATTTTAGACGCGTATCGTTACGTGATAGTGACATGTCTTCCGTTATTTGTTTATATCCTATTGGTGTGGTAAACTCTCTTACTTTGAGAGTATTTTGATCTCGTATTATATCTGTTAGAACCACTGCAGCCTAGGGaagttcaaaataaaaatttaacagatttttttttattaatttaacatcAACTGTTGTTGAGtttgtaaatttgtatgttgttgaaagtttagtttaaattcaACAGTATAGGTTTTTGTCTTGGCTAAGACattgttttttaagtaaataccCAAACCTTTGCTTTCTGTTGTACGCTATTGTGAATTACAGTAAGTGTTGccagaaaaattttaacttatgtTTCCAATTCTAGGCTGGAAATCCCCAAAAAACCTTAGTTTTCCCAAAAATCAATCATGATTAAGAGTAGAAATACAAACCTGCGGATGCGGTTCTGGCCCCAAATGTAATGTGGTTGCTGATTTGTAgccattttaatgttttttattaattcttttatGCAAATATACATGCTAAGAGCCCGGAGAAagtatacccaccatcaaaaataaTGGATCGtcttaaattctaagacgatccagccttgtccgtccgtctgtctgttgaaatcacgatagagtccgaacggaaaaagctagagagttgaaattttccacaaatatttttttataggtaaggtttgtttgggcAATATCAGTCCATGTTTTCGCATAGTCTCCATACAAATGTCCCCCGAAATAAAGCTTCGACAGcgacaaaatttatttagttttatatgagtcaaattctctctaccaaattttatgaggatcggttcacaattgaccctacccccatataggGCCTCAACATAtggcccccttcaaaaaatgactaatGCTTATTACTGACTTAGAAATACGATTTTAACGCTGAAATTCCTAATTTTATACCCCCATATAGGGCCctctcagaaaatgacttacgCTCACTACTGGCTAAATTctacaaaagtaatttttttataagcaCAAATCTCTCTaccgatttttataagaatcgaTCGAAAATTACTCTTCCCGCCtttaaggtcccctttagaaaactaATATAACGCAAATTACAGTGCCTGTACAGGGGGACGGCATATGGTTTGAtaatgggtatataagattcggcaaagTCGATTATAATActtgttttgtaataaaattcgtactgactcGTACAGCTTATATATCCAGAGGGAACATTAAATTTACTTGTACTTATTTGTGACTCTTTAAACTGTATTACTGgaagaatatttgtttaaattcattCTTCTAGATCTCTATATGATCTCTATAGTGCTTTAACGGACGGACGAACGAAAACCGAACATGGCTAGATTCAGAATGTTTATACTTTTGTCGGACCACGATCAACATTTTGATGTGACAAAATCAACATAAAAGGGTCACGAATTTGTATCTAAATATTTCAGTTGGTATCGTGTTCCATACATAACATAATCACATCTAACAACCTTACCTGTTTTGAACCCCTTATAAATTCCGATTCTACAAAATCCGAATCccaaaataaacgaaatttaaataaattcaacttTGTCCACAAATATTTCCAGggattatgtaaatatattatttttggtataattttacgtttttcattattaaattccATTTGACGTTTCCAATTGTTGATATAACGCCGACGCATCATACACGGATATCGCCTgcaataatttgtaattaattttgttgtattgttattaaacaaaaatgtattcgataatttatatagaaattttgttaacattttcaaattttttaaagattttttattttttttttaaatttagtttttttgttttggttttttttcgttatgtttagaaaaatataaaatgccaAAAGTTCaactttcttttcaaaaataaaaatcaattttttttttatttctctttgcattatactaataagtttttttttttgaaaaataatcaaGCAACAACAAACACCCACATAATTTCagtattttgaaatattgttttcattaaatgttgttttgaaTAATGTCATATTtgtggttagttagttaatagttTAAAAGCAACATAAAATAGCTAAAGGggctgaaaaataaattttaatttcataatttaattttttctcttatatttctttataaaataagtgtaaagtactttttaagacaaaacataaaaagtctACAAGAAAGAACATTTccttgtgttcttttttttcctCTCTTAATAAAGACCACCTAAACTGTCTTTTGAaatgtatgaaatttaaataaaattcccaTTTGTCCATGAAAAGCAAATTTCTTTGTCCGATTTGATAATGTTTCtttcagatttttctttaattttttttataaatattgttttttttttttgtatttttttgtgaatcGTGAGTCATGAATAGCCTTGGAGAGTTATGTTTTAAAACGCCATTTTGCGCTTAATAACTAGTTAATGATGATCTTTTATCTGTATTATAGTAGTGTAGTATACTTCATATAGTTTGCTTCAAGATGTGGCATATTTGTATGTATCGGCataatatgcaacaacaacaacagcaacaacaaacacatgctTAAGctcatataatattattattatatagtaGAGTTTCTTGTACTGTGTGAAGAACTCTCTgtgtgttatttaaaaattcaaacgaaacaagttttagtttttattggtCAAATGTGGTGGTTTGTTGCTTAAGCATGGCCAGGATCCTTTTGGCAGTCAGCGTACAACATTGGCGCACTGATTAGCTGTAAGAACACTCTATATGCCACAAACAACAAACTTATAAAAGCGactcgtttttttgtttttatatttttgtatctttttttcttttttggtttattttgtttgttgcgCACACATTTAAAGCACAAAGAAATGGCAAAATTAAATtgaaggaaaaaaaagaaaaatatcaaaaatccaGTTTAGACCAGACgcgtgagttttttttttttaat
Proteins encoded:
- the LOC111690713 gene encoding uncharacterized protein LOC111690713, with product MLTKFLYKLSNTFLFNNNTTKLITNYCRRYPCMMRRRYINNWKRQMEFNNEKRKIIPKIIYLHNPWKYLWTKLNLFKFRLFWDSDFVESEFIRGSKQAAVVLTDIIRDQNTLKVREFTTPIGYKQITEDMSLSRNDTRLKLVRFKTEHLRRAIPMKVTTKHIYGRRYCFIDMWFVGMRNTKDFDSAEETVEINEILRQLDTDLKTPYDVLAVPHRIIFAEIFIRFRRDYTPNLNETNDQDWSVSFYKILTFDVLNYDNKRM